In a single window of the Mauremys reevesii isolate NIE-2019 linkage group 3, ASM1616193v1, whole genome shotgun sequence genome:
- the COL10A1 gene encoding collagen alpha-1(X) chain — protein MQVQISFLLLLSLNIVHGGDGFFSERYQKQASMKGPHFLPFNVKSQGLQGRGEQGPPGLPGPAGPRGQPGPAGPPGYGNPGPQGPPGPPGPPGFSAVGKPGLPGLPGKPGERGLNGEKGDIGPAGLPGSRGPQGPPGIPGPAGISVAGKTGEQGPPGAQGPRGVPGEKGEAGIPGINGLKGENGYGVPGRPGDRGLPGPQGPPGPSGLAGIGKPGENGFPGQPGVKGDRGLPGAPGPAGIPGSQGLPGEPGAAGIGKPGANGPPGLPGIPGAKGLPGPPGMPGSPGLPGFGKPGLPGMKGHRGNEGLPGVPGIKGDEGPTGVPGEPGPSGPPGNMGPQGLRGIPGENGLPGPKGEAGPAGLAGYPGAKGDRGLPGLEGKPGYPGEQGLAGPKGPPGLPGPKGDNGHAGPPGLPGPMGAPGLKGAPGFNGEPGPRGPSGIPGIRGPIGPPGIPGFPGTKGEPGAPGLPGPAGIATKGLNGPMGPPGLPGPRGNNGEPGLPGPPGPPGPPGQAILPQMPDGYIKAGESQGLTGMPLMKAGINQGLTGMPVSAFSAILSKAYPGATVPIKFDKILYNRQQHYDPRTGIFTCRIPGLYYFSYHVHVKGTNVWVALYKNGSPIMYTYDEYKKGYLDQASGSAVIDLMENDQVWLQLPNAESNGLYSSDYVHSSFSGFLFAHM, from the coding sequence GTTTACAGGGAAGGGGAGAACAAGGACCTCCTGGTCTACCAGGTCCTGCTGGCCCAAGAGGACAACCAGGCCCAGCAGGGCCACCAGGCTATGGAAACCCAGGTCCTCAAGGTCCACCAGGGCCCCCAGGCCCACCCGGATTTTCTGCTGTTGGAAAGCCAGGCTTACCAGGTTTACCAGGAAAACCAGGGGAGAGAGGATTAAATGGTGAAAAAGGAGATATTGGACCTGCTGGTCTCCCAGGATCAAGAGGGCCACAAGGGCCTCCTGGAATTCCTGGCCCTGCTGGAATCTCTGTTGCTGGCAAGACAGGAGAACAAGGGCCACCAGGAGCACAAGGGCCACGGGGTGTCCCCGGAGAAAAGGGTGAGGCAGGTATTCCTGGTATAAATGGACTAAAGGGAGAAAATGGATATGGAGTTCCAGGTCGCCCAGGAGACAGAGGACTCCCAGGCCCCCaaggccccccaggaccctctggACTTGCTGGGATAGGGAAGCCTGGTGAAAATGGGTTTCCAGGTCAGCCAGGTGTGAAAGGTGATCGGGGTTTACCAGGTGCACCAGGACCAGCAGGAATCCCAGGTTCCCAAGGCCTTCCTGGGGAACCTGGAGCAGCAGGAATTGGAAAGCCTGGAGCAAATGGACCACCAGGATTGCCAGGGATTCCTGGAGCTAAAGGACTGCCTGGACCTCCGGGCATGCCTGGATCCCCAGGTCTTCCAGGGTTTGGAAAGCCAGGTTTGCCAGGGATGAAAGGACATAGAGGAAATGAAGGCCTTCCCGGTGTTCCAGGAATCAAAGGAGATGAAGGCCCAACTGGAGTTCCAGGAGAACCAGGGCCATCTGGACCACCTGGAAATATGGGTCCTCAAGGACTTAGAGGAATACCGGGTGAAAATGGCCTACCCGGGCCTAAAGGTGAAGCAGGACCTGCAGGCCTTGCAGGATACCCAGGAGCTAAAGGTGACAGAGGCCTACCAGGATTAGAGGGAAAACCAGGATATCCAGGAGAGCAGGGTCTTGCTGGTCCTAAAGGACCTCCAGGTTTACCAGGCCCAAAAGGGGACAATGGTCATGCAGGGCCACCTGGCCTACCTGGTCCAATGGGTGCACCAGGACTTAAAGGAGCACCAGGATTTAATGGTGAGCCAGGCCCAAGAGGACCTTCTGGAATACCTGGTATAAGAGGTCCAATTGGGCCACCAGGTATTCCAGGTTTTCCCGGCACTAAaggggagccaggggcaccaggATTACCCGGTCCAGCTGGCATTGCTACAAAAGGTTTAAATGGACCCATGGGGCCACCTGGGCTCCCAGGCCCAAGAGGCAACAATGGAGAGCCTGGGTTACCAGGCCCTCCGGGTCCCCCTGGTCCCCCTGGACAAGCAATACTCCCACAGATGCCAGATGGTTACATAAAAGCAGGAGAGAGTCAAGGCCTCACAGGAATGCCTCTTATGAAAGCAGGAATAAATCAAGGTCTAACTGGAATGCCAGTGTCAGCTTTCTCTGCCATTCTCTCCAAAGCCTACCCTGGGGCCACTGTGCCCATCAAATTTGATAAAATCTTGTACAACAGACAGCAACATTATGACCCCAGAACAGGAATCTTCACATGTAGGATCCCAGGACTTTACTATTTTTCTTACCATGTACATGTAAAAGGAACAAATGTTTGGGTCGCACTCTATAAAAATGGCTCACCAATCATGTACACTTATGATGAGTACAAGAAAGGATACCTTGACCAAGCTTCTGGAAGTGCTGTCATTGATCTCATGGAAAACGATCAAGTCTGGTTGCAGTTGCCCAATGCAGAATCTAATGGCTTGTATTCCTCTGATTATGTTCACTCCTCTTTCTCAGGATTCTTGTTTGCGCATATGTGA